A section of the Salmo trutta chromosome 4, fSalTru1.1, whole genome shotgun sequence genome encodes:
- the LOC115192298 gene encoding GDP-L-fucose synthase — protein sequence MGDRTVDQNGPMRVLVTGGTGLVGRAIEHVVKEEGGAREGEEWIFLSSKDANLMDMGETRAVFQKHQPTHIIHLAAMVGGLFKNMRANLDFWRNNIYINDNVLQAAHEVDAVRVVSCLSTCIFPDKTTYPIDETMIHNGPPHESNYGYAYAKRMIDVHNRAYHQKHGRCYTAVIPTNVFGPHDNFNIEDGHVLPGLIHKAYIAQKEGSPLVVWGTGTPRRQFIYSLDLARLFLWVLREYHEVDPIILSVGEEDEVSIKEAAEAVVEALGFKGQVTYDTTKADGQFKKTASNAKLLRYHPNFTFTPFKQALKQTCDWFVANYDNARK from the exons aTGGGAGATCGTACAGTGGATCAGAATGGTCCTATGCGGGTGTTGGTGACTGGGGGAACTGGTCTGGTGGGCAGGGCCATAGAACATGTGGTCAAAGAGGAGGGAGgggccagggagggagaggagtggatcTTCCTCTCGTCTAAGGATGCAAACCTCAT GGACATGGGTGAGACACGGGCAGTGTTTCAGAAGCACCAGCCCACCCACATCATCCACCTGGCAGCCATGGTGGGAGGGCTCTTCAAGAACATGAGGGCCAACCTAGACTTCTGG AGGAACAATATCTACATCAATGACAACGTTCTTCAGGCAGCACACGAGGTAGATGCTGTCAGGGTGGTCTCTTGTCTCTCCACCTGCATCTTCCCTGACAAGACCACCTACCCCATCGACGAGACCATG ATCCACAACGGCCCTCCTCATGAGTCTAACTATGGTTACGCCTACGCTAAGAGAATGATCGATGTCCACAATAG gGCGTATCACCAGAAGCATGGGCGGTGCTACACAGCAGTGATACCAACAAATGTGTTTGGTCCTCATGATAACTTCAACATTGAGGATGGACATGTACTACCAGGTCTCATACACAAAGCCTACATTGCTCAGA AGGAGGGCAGTCCGTTGGTGGTGTGGGGCACAGGAACTCCCAGAAGGCAGTTCATCTACTCATTGGACCTGGCTCGTCTCTTCCTCTGGGTGCTGAGAGAGTACCATGAGGTGGACCCCATTATACTGTCTg TTGGTGAGGAGGATGAGGTGTCCATCAAGGAGGCAGCCGAGGCCGTCGTCGAGGCGCTGGGGTTCAAAGGTCAAGTGACT TATGACACTACCAAAGCGGACGGTCAGTTCAAGAAGACTGCCAGCAACGCCAAGCTGCTGCGGTACCACCCCAACTTCACCTTTACCCCCTTCAAACAAG CCTTGAAGCAGACGTGCGATTGGTTCGTGGCCAATTACGACAACGCCCGCAAGTGA